A single Micromonospora sp. CCTCC AA 2012012 DNA region contains:
- a CDS encoding PspC domain-containing protein: protein MTEDAARPPLPGATPQDGPPPPAPTGAGPADPPPPGGPAWAAGSAPGDLPPPGYAPPPGGAGFTSRYGLVRPREGRYLAGVCAAIGRATNTDPVLWRVLLAVLGFFGGIGILVYVTAWLIIPGEGDTASPVESMLGRGRSSMSPVTVIVLSILVAVSFGYIVTDAFRAVLLGAAILIGGALLLNREHRGPVRPPTPPGAGPVPPGPVPPVAWPAPGPAGPPAGPGTPSFGPGASWSGPTGPSAQPAGAPSWPGRVEATAPAAPTWPGMPTAGEPVGPVTPVGSASTGPVGWAAPAEPAPASPAWSAAPEPRTWPGTGEPTTSAGPSLGTGPAIGTGPGDPAAWPAAPTSGVTGGTSAPLVPPVTAPLPPTGYRAPFAPHGPYAGPYPPAPPVARPPKPPKRPKERSPLGAVTFSLIFLALGLVAVLDLLDVFPVSAAGYFAAALATIGLGLLVGTWFGRARWLIALGLVTAAALGVATVAESYDRVRGVDGDVTWAPTDYRDLASRYENNFGDAVLDLRGVDFDKKETQITVAINFGQATVVVPPNVDVTTLADVNAGDATVFGNRSGGLEGKLRESTDVGPDGPGGGKLRLIVHVNAGNLEVTR from the coding sequence ATGACCGAGGATGCCGCCCGCCCGCCCCTGCCGGGGGCGACGCCGCAGGACGGGCCACCGCCCCCCGCACCGACCGGCGCCGGACCCGCCGACCCGCCCCCGCCGGGCGGCCCCGCCTGGGCTGCCGGCTCCGCACCGGGCGATCTCCCCCCACCGGGGTACGCCCCACCGCCCGGCGGTGCCGGCTTCACCTCCCGGTACGGGCTGGTCCGCCCCCGCGAGGGCCGCTACCTGGCTGGCGTCTGCGCGGCGATCGGCCGGGCCACCAACACCGACCCGGTGCTGTGGCGGGTGCTGCTCGCGGTGCTCGGCTTCTTCGGCGGTATCGGCATTCTGGTGTACGTGACCGCCTGGTTGATCATCCCGGGCGAGGGTGACACCGCCTCCCCGGTCGAGTCGATGCTCGGCCGGGGCCGCTCCAGCATGTCCCCGGTCACCGTCATCGTGCTCAGCATCCTGGTGGCGGTGAGCTTCGGCTACATCGTCACCGACGCGTTCCGCGCGGTCCTGCTCGGCGCGGCGATCCTGATCGGCGGGGCGCTGCTGCTCAACCGCGAGCACCGGGGGCCGGTCCGGCCGCCGACCCCGCCCGGTGCCGGCCCCGTGCCGCCCGGGCCGGTGCCACCGGTCGCCTGGCCGGCACCCGGTCCGGCCGGTCCCCCGGCCGGTCCCGGCACGCCCTCCTTCGGTCCCGGCGCCTCCTGGTCCGGTCCCACCGGTCCCTCGGCCCAGCCGGCCGGGGCGCCGTCCTGGCCGGGCCGCGTCGAGGCGACCGCACCGGCCGCGCCGACCTGGCCCGGGATGCCGACGGCCGGGGAGCCGGTCGGCCCGGTCACGCCCGTCGGCTCCGCGTCGACCGGGCCGGTCGGCTGGGCCGCTCCGGCTGAACCCGCTCCCGCGTCCCCCGCCTGGTCGGCGGCGCCGGAGCCACGCACCTGGCCGGGAACCGGCGAGCCCACCACCTCGGCGGGACCGTCCCTCGGGACGGGACCGGCCATCGGGACAGGACCGGGCGACCCGGCCGCGTGGCCGGCCGCGCCGACCAGCGGGGTCACCGGCGGCACCTCCGCGCCGCTGGTGCCCCCGGTGACCGCGCCGCTGCCGCCCACCGGCTACCGCGCCCCGTTCGCCCCGCACGGCCCGTACGCCGGGCCGTACCCGCCGGCCCCGCCGGTGGCCCGGCCCCCGAAGCCGCCCAAGCGGCCGAAGGAGCGCTCCCCGCTCGGTGCGGTCACCTTCTCGCTGATCTTCCTGGCCCTGGGCCTGGTCGCCGTCCTCGACCTGCTGGACGTCTTCCCGGTCAGCGCGGCAGGCTACTTCGCCGCCGCCCTGGCCACCATCGGGCTGGGCCTGCTGGTCGGCACCTGGTTCGGCCGGGCGCGCTGGCTGATCGCGCTCGGTCTGGTGACCGCCGCGGCGCTCGGCGTGGCCACCGTCGCCGAGTCCTACGACCGGGTACGCGGGGTCGACGGCGACGTCACCTGGGCCCCGACCGACTACCGCGACCTGGCGAGCCGGTACGAGAACAACTTCGGTGACGCCGTGCTCGACCTGCGCGGCGTCGACTTCGACAAGAAGGAAACCCAGATCACCGTGGCGATCAACTTCGGGCAGGCGACCGTGGTGGTGCCGCCGAACGTCGACGTCACCACCCTGGCCGACGTCAACGCCGGGGACGCCACCGTCTTCGGCAACCGCTCCGGCGGGCTGGAGGGCAAGCTCCGGGAGAGCACCGACGTGGGCCCCGACGGGCCCGGCGGCGGCAAGCTCCGCCTGATCGTCCACGTCAACGCCGGCAACCTGGAGGTGACCCGGTGA
- a CDS encoding PspC domain-containing protein, with translation MTPHPPRLYRAPEHRMAAGVAAGIAEHLGISVVRVRVAFMVLLGLSGLGLLLYAAFWAVVPLRPGDTAVPPRRDIGQLLPFVAIGLGVLLIQVMVFDSVGAAGTAGWLVAIIAVGAGVIWHQSAPERRRQWGESMPVPWLGAVVEESDRRAFVLRFIGGGVLVAVGIIGVAAVYSPAQNFDAVINGVIFALVGLAGVGVVAAPVLWRTWNQLRSEREGRIREQERAELAAMVHDQVLHTLALIQRNASDVKAVQRLARGQERSLRNWLYKPTASPTERFAAALEQAAAEVEDTFAITVEAVVVGDRETDERVGALVAAAREALVNAARHAGVQTVSLYAEVEPDQVSAFVRDRGKGFDPDTVEDHRHGVRGSIVGRMKRHGGRAEIRSSPGEGTEVRLILPISGAGSTTEKDR, from the coding sequence GTGACCCCGCACCCGCCCCGCCTCTACCGGGCGCCCGAGCACCGGATGGCGGCCGGCGTGGCCGCCGGCATCGCCGAGCACCTCGGCATCTCGGTGGTCCGCGTCCGGGTCGCCTTCATGGTGCTGCTCGGGCTGAGCGGGCTCGGCCTGCTGCTCTACGCGGCCTTCTGGGCGGTCGTCCCGCTGCGGCCGGGCGACACCGCCGTCCCGCCCCGCCGGGACATCGGCCAGCTGCTGCCGTTCGTGGCGATCGGCCTCGGCGTCCTGCTGATCCAGGTGATGGTCTTCGACTCGGTGGGTGCCGCGGGCACCGCCGGCTGGCTGGTTGCGATCATCGCGGTCGGTGCCGGGGTGATCTGGCACCAGTCCGCGCCGGAGCGCCGCCGGCAGTGGGGCGAGTCGATGCCCGTGCCGTGGCTCGGCGCGGTGGTGGAGGAGAGCGACCGGCGGGCCTTCGTGCTCCGCTTCATCGGCGGCGGGGTGCTGGTCGCGGTCGGCATCATCGGCGTCGCCGCGGTCTACTCACCGGCGCAGAACTTCGACGCGGTGATCAACGGAGTGATCTTCGCGCTGGTCGGGCTGGCCGGCGTCGGCGTGGTCGCCGCGCCGGTGCTCTGGCGCACCTGGAACCAGCTCCGTTCCGAACGGGAGGGGCGGATCCGGGAGCAGGAGCGCGCGGAACTGGCGGCGATGGTGCACGACCAGGTGCTGCACACGCTGGCCCTCATCCAGCGCAACGCCAGCGACGTGAAGGCCGTGCAGCGGTTGGCCCGTGGGCAGGAACGGTCGCTGCGGAACTGGCTCTACAAGCCCACCGCCTCGCCGACCGAGCGGTTCGCCGCCGCGCTGGAGCAGGCCGCCGCCGAGGTGGAGGACACCTTCGCGATCACCGTCGAGGCGGTGGTGGTCGGGGACCGGGAGACCGACGAGCGGGTCGGCGCGCTGGTCGCCGCCGCGCGGGAGGCGCTGGTGAACGCCGCCCGGCACGCCGGGGTGCAGACCGTGTCGCTCTATGCCGAGGTCGAGCCGGATCAGGTCAGCGCCTTCGTCCGGGACCGGGGCAAGGGCTTCGACCCCGATACGGTGGAGGATCACCGGCACGGCGTCCGCGGCTCCATCGTGGGGCGGATGAAGCGGCACGGCGGCCGGGCGGAGATCCGGTCGAGCCCGGGGGAGGGGACCGAGGTCCGGCTGATCCTCCCGATCAGCGGCGCCGGCTCCACGACGGAAAAGGACAGGTGA
- a CDS encoding response regulator transcription factor produces the protein MAEHGPVEQVQARDGRLRVFLVDDHAMFRAGVRAELGAHVEVVGEASTVADAVHRIAATGPDVVLLDVHMPDGGGRAVLEAMRRTHPQVKFLALSVSDAAEDVIGLIRAGARGYVTKTISPDELTDAIRRVADGDAVFSPRLAGFVLDAFAARPDTPVADPELDQLTNREREVLRLLARGYAYKEIAKELFISIKTVETHVSNVLRKLQMSNRYELSRWAADRRLV, from the coding sequence ATGGCCGAACACGGACCGGTCGAACAGGTGCAGGCCCGGGACGGGCGGCTGCGGGTGTTCCTCGTCGACGACCACGCGATGTTCCGGGCGGGGGTCCGGGCGGAGCTGGGCGCACACGTCGAGGTGGTCGGGGAGGCCAGTACGGTGGCCGACGCGGTCCACCGGATCGCCGCGACCGGCCCGGACGTGGTCCTGCTCGACGTGCACATGCCCGACGGCGGTGGCCGGGCGGTGCTGGAGGCGATGCGGCGTACCCACCCGCAGGTGAAGTTCCTGGCGTTGAGCGTGTCGGACGCGGCGGAGGACGTCATCGGGCTGATCCGGGCCGGCGCCCGGGGGTACGTCACCAAGACCATCTCGCCGGACGAGCTGACCGACGCGATCCGGCGGGTGGCCGACGGGGACGCCGTGTTCAGCCCGCGGCTCGCCGGGTTCGTGCTGGACGCCTTCGCGGCCCGGCCGGACACCCCGGTCGCCGACCCCGAGCTGGACCAGCTCACCAACCGGGAACGCGAGGTGCTCCGGCTGCTCGCCCGGGGGTACGCGTACAAGGAGATCGCCAAGGAGCTGTTCATCTCGATCAAGACGGTCGAGACGCACGTGTCGAACGTGCTCCGCAAGCTCCAGATGTCCAACCGGTACGAATTGTCCCGCTGGGCGGCGGACCGCCGGCTGGTCTGA
- a CDS encoding peptide ABC transporter substrate-binding protein, whose translation MRVSKRASGAIAVGAAFALVASGCSSSSDGGNGSDAGATKDGAITIHGVQPENPLVPANTTETGGGKIIDDMWTGLVEYPNDGGAPRNALAESIDTKDSKVFTIKIKKGTKFHDGTEVKAKNFVDAWNWAAYTPNGAANGSFFSDIAGYDQVTSVDPDDDGPQKAPKPAADKMSGLKVIDDQTFEVTLSAPTAVFPTKLGYSAFMPLPDAFFTMKPEEFGKKPIGNGPVKFVSWEDNVAIKLTRFDDYNLRDKVKIKDVTVKLYQSEDAAYADLVGNNLDFMETVPTSALAGEKYKADLGDRAMNTVTPSTAFIAFPIYDKRFANPKLRKAVSMSIDRQAISDKIFFGTRKPADSWANPLTPGAPAGNCTACKFDVTQAKQLLQEAGGFQGEMVFYYNADSSHKDWMEAVAQQVKTNLGINARAEGVPTFAVFRQNINAHKMTGPYRAAWQQDYPDIENWVNPLYVKGGSSNDGLYSNPEVDALAKAASASASIEESHQKFGEALKKVDEDVPTIPVYFYGQQSGHSEKIKKLELTNVGELDLSSVEL comes from the coding sequence ATGAGAGTCTCGAAGCGGGCGAGCGGCGCCATCGCGGTGGGCGCGGCATTCGCGCTCGTCGCGTCCGGCTGCTCGAGCAGCAGCGACGGCGGCAACGGCAGCGACGCCGGCGCCACCAAGGACGGCGCCATCACCATCCACGGCGTCCAGCCGGAGAACCCCCTGGTTCCGGCGAACACCACCGAGACCGGTGGCGGCAAGATCATCGACGACATGTGGACCGGCCTGGTCGAGTACCCGAACGACGGTGGGGCGCCGCGCAACGCGCTGGCCGAGTCCATCGACACCAAGGACTCGAAGGTCTTCACGATCAAGATCAAGAAGGGTACCAAGTTCCACGACGGTACCGAGGTGAAGGCGAAGAACTTCGTCGACGCCTGGAACTGGGCCGCCTACACGCCGAACGGCGCCGCGAACGGCAGCTTCTTCTCCGACATCGCCGGCTACGACCAGGTCACCTCGGTCGACCCGGACGACGACGGCCCGCAGAAGGCCCCGAAGCCGGCCGCCGACAAGATGTCCGGCCTGAAGGTCATCGACGACCAGACCTTCGAGGTCACCCTCTCGGCCCCGACCGCGGTCTTCCCGACCAAGCTCGGCTACAGCGCCTTCATGCCGCTGCCGGACGCGTTCTTCACCATGAAGCCCGAGGAGTTCGGCAAGAAGCCGATCGGCAACGGCCCGGTGAAGTTCGTGTCGTGGGAGGACAACGTCGCGATCAAGCTGACGCGCTTCGACGACTACAACCTGCGTGACAAGGTCAAGATCAAGGACGTCACCGTCAAGCTCTACCAGAGCGAGGACGCTGCCTACGCCGACCTGGTGGGCAACAACCTCGACTTCATGGAGACGGTCCCGACCTCCGCGCTGGCCGGCGAGAAGTACAAGGCCGACCTCGGTGACCGGGCCATGAACACGGTGACCCCGTCGACCGCGTTCATCGCGTTCCCGATCTACGACAAGCGCTTCGCCAACCCGAAGCTGCGCAAGGCCGTCTCGATGTCGATCGACCGGCAGGCCATCTCGGACAAGATCTTCTTCGGCACCCGCAAGCCGGCCGACAGCTGGGCCAACCCGCTCACCCCGGGCGCCCCGGCCGGTAACTGCACCGCCTGCAAGTTCGACGTGACCCAGGCCAAGCAGCTCCTCCAGGAGGCCGGCGGCTTCCAGGGCGAGATGGTCTTCTACTACAACGCCGACTCCAGCCACAAGGACTGGATGGAGGCCGTTGCGCAGCAGGTCAAGACCAACCTCGGCATCAACGCCCGCGCCGAGGGTGTCCCGACCTTCGCGGTGTTCCGCCAGAACATCAACGCCCACAAGATGACCGGCCCGTACCGTGCCGCGTGGCAGCAGGACTACCCGGACATCGAGAACTGGGTGAACCCGCTCTACGTCAAGGGTGGCTCCTCCAACGACGGCCTCTACAGCAACCCCGAGGTCGACGCCCTGGCCAAGGCCGCCAGCGCTTCCGCGAGCATCGAAGAGTCGCACCAGAAGTTCGGCGAGGCCCTCAAGAAGGTCGACGAGGACGTCCCGACCATCCCGGTCTACTTCTACGGCCAGCAGTCCGGCCACTCGGAGAAGATCAAGAAGCTCGAGCTGACCAACGTCGGTGAGCTGGACCTCTCCTCGGTCGAGCTCTGA
- a CDS encoding ABC transporter permease codes for MGRYLVRRLLQLVPVFIGTTFLIYWLVWAVPGDPFAGKCGERRCPPEYVAALTQKYHLDENVFVQYAIYMKNLLQGDFGTTYNGLSINHVIATAYPNTLKLAVVALAIEAVIGLAAGVLTGLRRNGFLDNLVLVSSLFLIALPVFVVGFVLQWTFGVQWKIVTPTVSSEMPFSELLIPGFVLGSASMAYIARVSRTSIAENRRADYVRTAIAKGLPMRRVVGVHLLRNSLIPVVTLLGTDLGALMGGAIVTEGIFGINGIGRQVYRSIVTKESATVVSIVVVLVLVYLLMNLLVDLLYAALDPRIRYE; via the coding sequence ATGGGCCGCTATCTCGTGAGACGGCTGCTCCAACTTGTGCCGGTCTTCATCGGCACGACGTTCCTGATCTACTGGCTCGTCTGGGCCGTGCCCGGTGACCCCTTCGCGGGCAAGTGCGGCGAGCGTCGCTGCCCGCCGGAGTACGTCGCCGCGCTCACCCAGAAGTACCACCTCGACGAGAACGTCTTCGTGCAGTACGCGATCTACATGAAGAACCTCCTCCAGGGGGACTTCGGTACGACCTACAACGGTCTGTCGATCAACCATGTCATCGCCACCGCGTACCCGAACACGCTCAAGCTGGCCGTCGTCGCCCTGGCTATCGAGGCCGTCATCGGCCTCGCCGCCGGCGTGCTGACCGGTCTGCGCCGCAACGGCTTCCTGGACAACCTGGTCCTGGTCTCCTCGCTGTTCCTGATCGCGCTGCCGGTCTTCGTCGTCGGCTTCGTGCTCCAGTGGACCTTCGGCGTGCAGTGGAAGATCGTCACGCCGACCGTCTCCAGCGAGATGCCGTTCTCCGAGCTGCTGATCCCCGGCTTCGTGCTGGGTAGCGCCTCGATGGCGTACATCGCCCGGGTGTCGCGGACGAGCATCGCCGAGAACCGGCGGGCCGACTACGTGCGGACCGCGATCGCCAAGGGCCTCCCGATGCGCCGGGTGGTCGGGGTGCACCTGCTGCGCAACTCGCTGATCCCGGTGGTCACGCTGCTCGGCACCGACCTCGGCGCCCTCATGGGTGGTGCGATCGTCACCGAGGGCATCTTCGGCATCAACGGCATCGGTCGACAGGTCTACCGGTCGATCGTCACCAAGGAGAGCGCTACCGTTGTCTCCATCGTGGTGGTGCTGGTGCTGGTCTACCTGCTGATGAACCTGCTGGTCGACCTGCTCTACGCCGCCCTGGACCCGAGGATCCGTTATGAGTGA
- a CDS encoding ABC transporter permease, which yields MSDPSAASIVSTPRPEQPTEIGAPTNAGLPESARKEKPRGLLGDAWRDLRRKPLFWISSALILVFIVMAAFPTLFTSGDAVNGSLNNSLGKPSADAWFGYDVQGRDVYARTIYGARASIIVALLSVAGTMLLGGIMGIISGYRGGWVDSVLSRIADVFFGLPFVLGAIVILTTFNGSGSNNSKTKIMGLVIASLVILSWPVVMRLMRSSVLATREADYIVAARALGAGTGRIILKHLLPNCLAPLLVYSTIMVGSFIGAEATLSFLGVGLKSPVVSWGIMISESQNFIRVSPNLLFFPSAFLVTAVLSFVMLGEAVREALDPKLR from the coding sequence ATGAGTGACCCCTCCGCCGCGTCGATCGTCAGCACTCCCCGCCCGGAGCAGCCGACCGAGATCGGTGCCCCCACCAACGCCGGCCTGCCGGAGAGCGCCCGCAAGGAGAAGCCGCGTGGCCTCCTCGGCGACGCGTGGCGTGACCTGCGCCGCAAGCCGCTCTTCTGGATCTCCTCGGCGCTGATCCTGGTCTTCATCGTGATGGCGGCCTTCCCGACGCTCTTCACGTCCGGCGACGCCGTGAACGGTTCGCTGAACAACAGCCTCGGCAAGCCGTCGGCCGACGCCTGGTTCGGCTACGACGTGCAGGGCCGCGACGTCTACGCCCGGACCATCTACGGCGCGCGGGCCTCGATCATCGTGGCGCTGCTCTCCGTCGCCGGCACCATGCTGCTCGGCGGCATCATGGGCATCATCTCCGGCTACCGGGGCGGCTGGGTGGACTCGGTCCTCTCCCGGATCGCCGACGTCTTCTTCGGCCTGCCGTTCGTGCTCGGTGCCATCGTCATCCTGACGACCTTCAACGGCTCGGGCAGCAACAACAGCAAGACGAAGATCATGGGTCTGGTGATCGCGTCGCTGGTCATCCTGAGCTGGCCGGTCGTGATGCGGCTGATGCGTTCCTCGGTGCTGGCCACCCGGGAGGCGGACTACATCGTCGCCGCCCGGGCGCTGGGTGCCGGCACGGGCCGGATCATCCTGAAGCACCTGCTGCCGAACTGTCTCGCGCCGCTGCTGGTCTACTCCACGATCATGGTCGGTTCGTTCATCGGCGCGGAGGCCACGCTCTCCTTCCTGGGCGTCGGTCTGAAGAGCCCGGTGGTGTCCTGGGGCATCATGATCAGCGAGTCGCAGAACTTCATCCGCGTCTCGCCGAACCTGCTCTTCTTCCCCTCCGCGTTCCTCGTCACCGCCGTGCTGAGCTTCGTCATGCTCGGTGAGGCGGTCCGCGAGGCCCTCGACCCGAAGCTCCGATAG
- a CDS encoding ABC transporter ATP-binding protein has protein sequence MSEQSAPGADGSGRPSGRLLEVDDLRVEFRTRDGVAKVINGVTYHVDAGETLAVLGESGSGKSVTAQTIMGILDMPPGFVTGGKVRFHGKDMLTMSAEERRRIRGEGIAMIFQDSLSALNPVFTVGFQIAEQFRIRRGMSRSDAKKRAIEMLDQVKIPNAKGRFSNYPHQFSGGMRQRAMIAMSLALDPEVLIADEPTTALDVTVQAQIMDLLGELQRERQMGMILITHDLGVVADVADRIAVMYAGRIVEEANVYDLYAKPAHPYTLGLLDSIPRLDEKGQELRTIKGLPPNLMNIPPGCPFNPRCPMAQPVCREKVPPLLQIGAGRASACHFAEELVNRD, from the coding sequence GTGTCCGAGCAGTCCGCGCCCGGCGCCGACGGATCCGGCCGCCCCTCGGGTCGGCTGCTCGAGGTCGACGACCTGCGGGTCGAGTTCCGCACCCGCGACGGCGTCGCCAAGGTCATCAACGGGGTCACGTACCACGTCGACGCAGGGGAGACCCTCGCCGTGCTCGGCGAGTCCGGCTCCGGCAAGAGCGTCACCGCGCAGACCATCATGGGCATCCTGGACATGCCGCCCGGTTTCGTCACCGGCGGTAAGGTCCGCTTCCACGGCAAGGACATGCTCACCATGTCCGCCGAGGAGCGCCGCCGCATTCGCGGCGAGGGCATCGCGATGATCTTCCAGGACTCGCTCTCCGCGCTGAACCCGGTCTTCACCGTCGGGTTCCAGATCGCCGAGCAGTTCCGGATCCGCCGCGGCATGAGCCGCTCGGACGCCAAGAAGCGCGCGATCGAGATGCTCGACCAGGTCAAGATCCCGAACGCCAAGGGCCGGTTCAGCAACTACCCGCACCAGTTCTCGGGCGGTATGCGGCAGCGCGCGATGATCGCGATGTCGCTGGCACTCGACCCCGAGGTGCTGATCGCGGACGAGCCGACCACCGCGCTGGACGTGACCGTGCAGGCCCAGATCATGGACCTGCTCGGCGAGCTCCAGCGGGAGCGGCAGATGGGCATGATCCTGATCACCCACGACCTCGGCGTGGTCGCCGACGTCGCGGACCGGATCGCGGTCATGTACGCCGGCCGGATCGTCGAGGAAGCCAACGTGTACGACCTGTACGCCAAGCCGGCGCACCCGTACACCCTGGGCCTGCTCGACTCGATCCCGCGGCTGGACGAGAAGGGGCAGGAGCTCCGCACCATCAAGGGCCTCCCGCCGAACCTCATGAACATCCCGCCGGGCTGCCCGTTCAACCCGCGCTGCCCCATGGCGCAGCCGGTCTGCCGGGAGAAGGTGCCCCCGCTGCTGCAGATCGGTGCCGGTCGGGCCAGCGCCTGCCACTTCGCCGAGGAACTGGTGAACCGTGACTGA
- a CDS encoding ABC transporter ATP-binding protein, translated as MTENIIEVRDLVKHYPVTQGIVFKKTIGQVKAVDGVSFELKAGETLGVVGESGCGKSTLARVLMNLEKPTSGSVYYKGQDISKLSGGALRRLRRQIQLVMQDPYTSLNPRMTVGDLIGEPFEIHSEVAPKGSRRGKVKELLDLVGLNPEHINRYPHQFSGGQRQRIGIARALALRPEVIVCDEPVSALDVSIQAQVMNLLEKLQGEFGLSYVFIAHDLSVVRHLSDRVAVMYLGKMVEIGTEDEIYERPTHPYTQALLSAVPVPDPTLRENKAIIRLTGDVPSPVSPPSGCRFRTRCWKAQDVCAEQVPLLEIRPGSDHPSACHFAEKREIVATHGA; from the coding sequence GTGACTGAGAACATCATCGAGGTCCGTGACCTGGTCAAGCACTACCCGGTCACCCAGGGCATCGTGTTCAAGAAGACCATCGGTCAGGTCAAGGCGGTCGACGGCGTCTCGTTCGAGCTGAAGGCGGGCGAGACCCTCGGCGTCGTGGGCGAGTCGGGCTGCGGCAAGTCGACGCTCGCCCGGGTCCTGATGAACCTGGAGAAGCCGACCAGCGGCAGCGTGTACTACAAGGGCCAGGACATCTCCAAGCTCTCCGGCGGTGCGCTGCGGCGGCTGCGCCGGCAGATCCAGCTGGTGATGCAGGACCCGTACACCTCGCTGAACCCGCGGATGACGGTCGGTGACCTGATCGGCGAGCCGTTCGAGATCCACTCCGAGGTGGCCCCGAAGGGCAGCCGTCGGGGCAAGGTCAAGGAGCTGCTCGACCTGGTCGGCCTCAACCCGGAGCACATCAACCGGTACCCGCACCAGTTCTCCGGCGGTCAGCGTCAGCGCATCGGCATCGCCCGGGCCCTGGCGCTGCGGCCGGAGGTCATCGTCTGCGACGAGCCGGTCTCCGCGCTGGACGTGTCGATCCAGGCGCAGGTGATGAACCTGCTGGAGAAGCTCCAGGGCGAGTTCGGCCTGTCGTACGTCTTCATCGCCCACGACCTGTCGGTCGTGCGTCACCTCTCCGACCGGGTCGCGGTGATGTACCTGGGCAAGATGGTGGAGATCGGCACCGAGGACGAGATCTACGAGCGGCCGACCCACCCGTACACCCAGGCGCTGCTGTCGGCGGTGCCGGTGCCGGACCCGACGCTGCGCGAGAACAAGGCGATCATCCGGCTCACCGGTGACGTGCCGTCGCCGGTTAGCCCGCCGTCGGGCTGCCGGTTCCGCACCCGGTGCTGGAAGGCGCAGGACGTCTGCGCCGAGCAGGTGCCGCTGCTGGAGATCCGGCCGGGCTCGGACCACCCGAGCGCCTGCCACTTCGCCGAGAAGCGGGAGATCGTCGCCACCCACGGCGCCTGA
- a CDS encoding chorismate mutase: MMTDVVESSGLAGDRAETNPTEAAAARTGTGDSAAAERIVEIRERIDEIDRTIIALWQERAALSQEVGATRLASGGTRLVLSREREILERFRQALGADGTQLALLLLRAGRGPL; the protein is encoded by the coding sequence ATGATGACTGATGTGGTGGAGTCCAGCGGCCTGGCCGGCGACCGGGCCGAGACGAACCCGACCGAGGCCGCGGCGGCGCGAACCGGCACCGGCGACTCGGCGGCGGCCGAGCGGATCGTCGAGATCCGGGAGCGGATCGACGAGATCGACCGCACGATCATCGCGCTGTGGCAGGAACGGGCCGCCCTCTCCCAGGAGGTCGGCGCCACGCGGCTCGCCTCCGGTGGGACCCGGCTGGTGCTGTCCCGCGAGCGGGAGATCCTGGAGCGGTTCCGGCAGGCCCTGGGGGCCGACGGCACCCAGTTGGCGCTGCTGCTGCTGAGAGCGGGTCGGGGCCCGCTGTGA